Proteins from one Dromiciops gliroides isolate mDroGli1 chromosome 6, mDroGli1.pri, whole genome shotgun sequence genomic window:
- the LOC122732581 gene encoding olfactory receptor 5D13-like — protein sequence MVSTDKNQSTAIVFILLGFSEYPEIEVPLFLLFLIIYVVSVLGNVGMIVIIRINPKLHTPMYFFLKHLSFVDFCYTTIATPKLLENLIVEDRSVSIKLCVTQFHFGSTCVITEMVMLAVMAYDRFVAICYPLIYTIVISPKRCALLVTVAYASGIISTSILTYSIFILSFCETKIINNFLCEYSVFLDASCSDIHFSETILFVIANLSAFCTLIIILTSYLFIFITILKMHSASGRNKAFSTCGSHMTAVTIFYGSIFFLYCIPSFQSSKLVVKVGSVFYTVVIPMLNPLIYSLRNKDVIETFKKLMHFKVISQ from the coding sequence ATGGTGAGCACTGACAAGAATCAAAGTACTGCCATCGTGTTCATCCTCTTAGGATTCTCCGAGTATCCAGAGATTGAGGTGCCCCTTTTTCTACTGTTTCTCATCATCTATGTAGTCTCTGTTTTGGGGAATGTGGGCATGATTGTGATCATCAGGATCAACCCCAAACTCCACACCCCCATGTACTTTTTCCTCAAGCACTTGTCCTTTGTGGATTTCTGTTACACCACTATTGCTACACCAAAACTGCTAGAAAACTTAATTGTGGAAGACAGAAGTGTCTCCATCAAACTCTGTGTCACACAGTTTCACTTTGGGTCTACCTGTGTGATAACAGAGATGGTCATGTTGGCTGTGATGGCCTATGATCGCTTTGTTGCTATATGTTATCCTTTAATCTATACCATTGTCATATCCCCAAAACGCTGTGCCCTGCTAGTGACTGTGGCATATGCAAGTGGCATAATTTCAACTAGTATACTCACCTACTCAATTTTTATATTGTCATTTTGTGAGAccaaaataatcaataactttttATGTGAATATTCTGTCTTCCTTGATGCTTCCTGCTCTGATATACACTTCAGTGAGACAATACTTTTTGTCATTGCAAATCTCAGTGCATTTTGTACTCTCATCATCATTCTTACAtcctacctttttatttttatcactatCCTCAAAATGCATTCAGCCAGTGGAAGGAACAAAGCTTTCTCCACTTGTGGCTCCCACATGACAGCTGTCACCATATTTTATGGGAGCATCTTCTTTCTCTATTGTATTCCCAGTTTCCAGTCCTCAAAACTTGTTGTCAAAGTGGGATCTGTTTTTTATACTGTGGTGATTCCTATGCTAAATCCCTTAATATACAGTCTACGGAACAAAGATGTGATTGAAACCTTCAAGAAATTAATGCATTTCAAAGTCATTTCTCAGTAA